A window of the Hydrogenobacter hydrogenophilus genome harbors these coding sequences:
- a CDS encoding enoyl-ACP reductase FabI has translation MGILEGKKALITGIANEKSIAYGIAKAFYREGAELAFTYANEKLKSRVKEIALEFGSELVFECDVSKDEHIKSLAQEIGSAWGSLDILVHSIAFAPREEFKGGVIDTSREGFKIAMDISVYSLIALTRELLPLMEGRNGSIITLTYYGAEKVVPHYNVMGIAKAALESTVRYLAYDIAKYGHRINAISAGPVKTLAAYSITGFHLLMEHTTKVNPFGRAITIEDVGDTAVFLCSDWARAITGEVIHVDNGYHIMGVFGREEDIKKEVFGE, from the coding sequence ATGGGTATCCTTGAGGGAAAGAAAGCTCTTATTACGGGCATAGCCAACGAAAAGAGCATAGCTTACGGCATAGCAAAAGCCTTTTACAGAGAAGGTGCAGAACTTGCCTTTACCTATGCTAACGAAAAGCTAAAAAGTAGGGTAAAGGAAATAGCTTTGGAGTTTGGGTCAGAGCTTGTTTTTGAGTGTGATGTTTCAAAGGATGAGCACATAAAGAGCCTCGCTCAAGAGATTGGATCTGCGTGGGGAAGTCTTGACATTCTTGTGCATTCCATAGCTTTTGCACCCAGAGAGGAATTCAAAGGAGGAGTTATAGACACATCAAGAGAAGGCTTTAAAATAGCCATGGATATATCCGTTTACTCTCTGATAGCACTCACAAGGGAGCTTTTACCTCTAATGGAAGGAAGGAACGGTTCTATCATAACTCTTACATACTACGGTGCGGAAAAGGTAGTACCTCATTATAATGTTATGGGTATAGCAAAAGCAGCGCTTGAAAGCACAGTGAGGTATTTGGCATACGACATAGCAAAGTACGGGCACAGAATAAACGCCATCTCTGCGGGACCTGTAAAAACGCTCGCCGCTTACAGTATAACGGGGTTTCACCTTTTGATGGAACACACTACTAAAGTCAATCCTTTTGGTAGAGCCATAACCATAGAAGATGTAGGAGACACTGCGGTCTTTTTGTGTAGCGATTGGGCAAGAGCTATAACTGGGGAAGTGATTCATGTGGATAACGGCTACCACATAATGGGAGTGTTTGGTAGGGAAGAGGATATAAAGAAAGAGGTTTTTGGGGAATGA
- a CDS encoding sensor histidine kinase, which translates to MSVKLKFLVFFVGAYLVSMISITLFTIATVRELLLNYTYDYMDYQIKPAIEFYKNLHTNPSKYINLLASDVVSREIASVVVDKKGRILHKEPFIDGEDPNLTQDDIMFLLRSKKGLLDDYAFIVKDIGDYKLILLGKMEKIEAIQKRLLVFMTSFSLLISLIITLLLMIFIKRMLKPLGYLTEISREVYKGNINVHIEKSSSTDEFGVLQNAYRDMIEKLQRTFDWQKEFIAGMAHELKTPLTYIKGQLELISMGIYKDVNKLKEVVKNMFIQANKMERLMNHLILLMRLESGIPLRLFPVSVNELLAEIDEEYEFIKQTHNFKVEYLDEDVEILADKDYLKIAIGNLVENSYKYTQEGGYIKVFYKDACLVVEDNGRGIKNTEKVIERFYREAQDKEGFGLGLAIVKAIADAHHFQLIIESRLGKGTKVLLCTRGVII; encoded by the coding sequence ATGTCAGTTAAGTTAAAGTTCTTAGTTTTTTTCGTAGGTGCATACTTAGTGAGTATGATAAGTATAACTCTTTTTACTATTGCCACAGTAAGAGAACTTCTTCTGAATTACACCTATGACTATATGGACTACCAGATAAAACCTGCTATAGAGTTTTATAAAAACTTGCACACTAATCCCAGCAAGTACATAAACTTACTTGCTTCTGATGTAGTTTCCAGAGAGATAGCAAGCGTAGTAGTGGATAAAAAGGGCAGAATACTACATAAAGAACCTTTTATAGACGGTGAAGACCCTAATTTAACACAAGATGATATCATGTTCCTTTTAAGGAGTAAGAAGGGACTTTTAGATGATTATGCTTTTATCGTCAAGGACATAGGTGATTACAAACTGATTCTTCTGGGAAAGATGGAAAAAATAGAAGCCATACAAAAAAGGCTTTTGGTTTTTATGACTTCTTTTTCACTCTTAATATCCTTGATAATAACTCTACTTCTTATGATTTTTATAAAGCGCATGCTAAAGCCTTTGGGATATTTAACAGAAATTTCGCGGGAAGTCTACAAGGGGAACATAAACGTACACATTGAAAAGAGCAGTAGCACAGATGAGTTTGGCGTACTTCAAAACGCTTACAGAGATATGATAGAAAAACTTCAAAGAACCTTTGACTGGCAGAAGGAATTTATAGCGGGTATGGCACACGAACTAAAAACACCGTTGACTTACATAAAAGGACAGCTGGAACTCATAAGTATGGGTATTTACAAGGATGTAAACAAGCTAAAAGAAGTAGTAAAAAACATGTTTATACAAGCAAATAAGATGGAACGCCTCATGAACCATCTTATACTACTTATGCGACTTGAGTCAGGGATTCCCCTTAGGCTTTTTCCTGTAAGCGTGAACGAGCTTTTGGCGGAGATAGATGAAGAGTACGAATTTATAAAACAAACTCATAACTTTAAGGTGGAATACTTAGATGAGGATGTGGAGATCCTTGCGGACAAGGACTATCTGAAGATAGCTATAGGAAATCTGGTTGAAAATAGCTACAAGTACACACAGGAAGGGGGGTATATAAAGGTTTTTTACAAAGACGCCTGTTTGGTAGTGGAAGATAACGGAAGAGGTATAAAGAATACAGAAAAGGTAATTGAAAGGTTTTACAGAGAAGCTCAAGACAAGGAAGGCTTTGGATTAGGACTTGCCATAGTCAAAGCTATAGCGGACGCACATCACTTTCAGCTCATCATAGAAAGTAGGTTAGGTAAAGGAACAAAGGTATTACTATGCACCAGAGGTGTTATAATTTAA
- a CDS encoding GTP-binding protein, which produces MLLDVSKKLIKLKVVYYGPAQSGKTTNLEKLAQREGLSLMKINTSGEKTLVFDFATKKVHVGNMEVSFALYTVPGQDIYRDIRLTVVRGVDGVVFVADAQRERLEENLEFLKLLKEDLKKIGKSYDNFPMVIQYNKMDLPNALDFETLEKKINPEGITAISASAIKGEGVMETFNLLTSNMLRKVKQMVG; this is translated from the coding sequence ATGTTGCTTGATGTGAGTAAGAAACTTATAAAGCTCAAAGTGGTGTATTACGGTCCTGCTCAATCTGGTAAAACTACGAACCTTGAAAAGCTCGCACAAAGAGAAGGGCTCAGCCTAATGAAGATAAATACATCCGGAGAAAAAACCTTAGTGTTTGACTTTGCTACAAAAAAGGTGCATGTGGGCAATATGGAGGTCTCTTTTGCTCTTTATACAGTGCCCGGGCAGGACATATATAGGGATATAAGACTTACCGTTGTAAGGGGTGTGGACGGTGTGGTTTTTGTTGCGGATGCACAGAGAGAAAGGCTTGAGGAAAACTTGGAATTTTTAAAGCTACTCAAAGAGGACCTCAAAAAGATAGGAAAAAGCTACGATAACTTTCCCATGGTTATTCAGTACAACAAGATGGACTTACCCAACGCCCTTGATTTCGAAACCTTAGAAAAGAAGATAAACCCAGAAGGTATAACTGCCATATCTGCCAGTGCCATAAAAGGAGAGGGTGTGATGGAAACCTTTAACTTACTTACCAGTAATATGCTACGCAAAGTAAAACAAATGGTAGGTTAA
- a CDS encoding DUF1049 domain-containing protein, whose translation MNFIKVLVAVALIVLFLVFVAQHAYYVQLNFFGMVYQVPLFVIILFSFSVGFILPTLYFLMRDLRQSTFRKNLMNGISHLARGYFQKAEGELLSASKKREEVALITIKAIAERGEIHRVQELKFNRERGLVDALLGYYLLKAKDYQKAKESFLSALSKDPSNLIALKGLRDISFLEKDMSACISYQENVLKLCEKWEKDLQKKVFAEVLAYASEILLENREEFVKKAFDTYKTFYTQAIWIKYLLEKGDLKEAKKQLDKVFSGGIQNEALAILHQDEEKLTKIMDFIRERQESINPEVLVRIYIKLSLFTQIKPLLDKVSEPLKLIAFSSESHRDIDKTCGELLQKLYKPWVCSCGESYNSYVPLCERCLTWGNIMLRGVEDVA comes from the coding sequence ATGAATTTTATAAAGGTGCTCGTTGCGGTAGCTTTAATAGTTCTGTTCCTTGTGTTTGTTGCCCAGCATGCGTACTATGTTCAACTGAACTTTTTTGGTATGGTTTACCAAGTTCCTCTTTTTGTAATAATACTCTTCTCTTTTTCCGTAGGTTTTATACTTCCCACTTTGTACTTTTTGATGAGGGACCTAAGACAGAGCACCTTTAGGAAAAACCTGATGAACGGTATATCCCATTTAGCTCGTGGCTACTTTCAAAAAGCTGAAGGAGAACTACTATCAGCTTCAAAAAAGAGAGAAGAAGTGGCGCTCATTACCATCAAAGCCATAGCGGAAAGGGGAGAAATTCACAGAGTCCAAGAACTAAAGTTCAATAGAGAAAGGGGGCTTGTAGATGCTCTCCTTGGCTACTACTTGCTTAAGGCAAAAGATTATCAGAAGGCTAAGGAGAGCTTCCTTTCTGCTCTTTCAAAAGATCCCTCTAACTTGATAGCTTTGAAAGGTCTAAGAGACATAAGCTTTTTAGAAAAAGACATGTCTGCTTGCATAAGTTATCAGGAAAATGTTTTAAAACTGTGTGAAAAGTGGGAAAAAGATTTACAAAAAAAGGTTTTTGCGGAAGTGCTTGCATACGCTTCTGAGATCCTATTGGAAAACAGGGAAGAGTTTGTGAAGAAAGCCTTTGACACATACAAAACTTTTTATACTCAGGCTATTTGGATAAAGTATCTGCTTGAAAAAGGAGATTTAAAAGAAGCTAAAAAGCAATTAGATAAAGTCTTCTCTGGGGGTATACAGAACGAGGCGCTTGCCATCTTGCATCAAGATGAAGAAAAGCTAACTAAGATTATGGACTTTATCAGGGAAAGACAAGAGAGTATAAATCCAGAGGTGCTTGTAAGGATTTACATAAAGCTGAGCCTCTTTACTCAAATTAAACCTCTTCTGGATAAAGTTTCTGAACCTTTGAAACTGATAGCCTTTTCTTCCGAATCTCACAGAGATATAGACAAAACCTGTGGTGAACTTTTGCAGAAGCTTTACAAACCTTGGGTATGCTCATGTGGTGAGAGTTATAATAGTTATGTACCTCTGTGTGAGAGATGTCTCACTTGGGGGAATATAATGCTAAGGGGGGTAGAAGATGTTGCTTGA
- a CDS encoding sodium:solute symporter family protein, whose protein sequence is MMLLFVLLYMIITIGIGILASKWVKNTRDFLLAGRGLPLYISASALFAPWFGSETVLGASSKIAKDGLYGVIEDPFGASLCLFLVGLFFAKPLYRMNLLTFGDFYRAMYGRKVEIVASFMLALSYLGWVAAQMVAIGIIMQVALGIPRELGIFIGFGVVLFYTFLGGMWAVSLTDFIQTIMIVVGLLLTLYEVSNGFSQITTVLKNQPPGFYKFFPDNNLKDILYYISAWITIGLGSIPQQDVFQRVMSSRSERVAVLSSFVAGFMYLTVAMIPLILALFAKTYYPELLSTDTQLLLPRMVMEHTSMLTQILFVGALLSAIMSTASGALLAPSAVLSENLIKPLFKELSDSAFLWITRACILAVALISLTFAFMGESIYELVGSSSALSLVSLFVPLVAGLYFKGSNSTSAMASMLCGFIAWLLLYLFDQEYALLVGLLFSILGYLIPSLMRKFLTSPSPV, encoded by the coding sequence ATGATGCTTCTGTTTGTGCTTCTTTACATGATAATTACCATAGGAATTGGGATATTAGCGAGCAAGTGGGTCAAAAACACCAGGGATTTTCTTCTTGCAGGACGTGGACTTCCCCTTTACATATCCGCAAGCGCTCTCTTTGCCCCTTGGTTTGGTTCAGAAACTGTTTTGGGTGCATCTTCAAAGATAGCCAAAGATGGGCTCTACGGTGTTATAGAAGATCCTTTTGGTGCATCTTTATGTCTCTTTCTTGTGGGTCTTTTCTTTGCAAAGCCTCTTTACAGGATGAACCTGCTTACCTTTGGTGATTTTTATCGTGCCATGTATGGCAGAAAAGTAGAGATAGTGGCAAGCTTTATGTTAGCTCTCTCTTACTTAGGATGGGTTGCAGCACAGATGGTTGCCATAGGTATCATCATGCAAGTTGCTCTTGGCATACCCAGAGAGTTAGGCATTTTTATAGGCTTTGGTGTAGTACTCTTTTACACATTTTTGGGTGGTATGTGGGCGGTGTCTCTTACAGACTTCATACAAACCATTATGATAGTGGTGGGACTTTTGCTTACTCTTTATGAGGTCTCTAACGGTTTTTCTCAGATAACCACAGTCCTTAAAAACCAGCCACCAGGGTTTTACAAATTCTTTCCGGATAACAATCTCAAAGACATTCTTTACTACATCAGCGCTTGGATCACCATAGGGTTAGGGTCTATACCCCAACAGGATGTTTTTCAAAGGGTTATGTCTTCAAGGTCTGAAAGGGTGGCGGTGCTTTCCTCTTTTGTGGCGGGATTTATGTATCTCACCGTTGCTATGATACCTTTGATTTTAGCCCTCTTTGCTAAGACCTACTATCCGGAGCTTTTGTCTACAGATACCCAACTGCTTCTGCCACGCATGGTAATGGAACACACAAGTATGCTAACGCAGATCCTCTTTGTAGGTGCTCTTCTTTCTGCCATAATGAGCACCGCAAGCGGTGCCCTTCTTGCACCTTCTGCAGTGCTGAGTGAAAACCTGATAAAGCCCCTTTTTAAGGAATTGTCAGATAGCGCCTTTTTGTGGATCACAAGAGCTTGTATATTAGCAGTTGCTCTTATCTCTTTAACCTTTGCCTTTATGGGAGAGTCCATATACGAACTTGTGGGAAGCTCTTCCGCTCTTAGTCTTGTGTCTCTGTTTGTGCCGTTGGTGGCAGGTTTGTACTTTAAAGGTTCTAACAGCACCAGTGCTATGGCATCCATGCTCTGCGGTTTTATTGCGTGGCTTTTGCTCTATTTATTTGATCAGGAGTATGCCTTGTTGGTGGGCTTGCTCTTTAGTATTCTTGGCTACTTAATACCTTCATTGATGAGGAAGTTTTTAACTTCTCCATCTCCTGTATAG
- a CDS encoding outer membrane protein assembly factor BamD, whose amino-acid sequence MRYITRHRRFVFLGLLMLIFSCAKMTEEKRAKYAIEYYQEGMTAYANRDYSKAIEKLKEALKYLENLTPEQIKDAKYAIAESYYMKKDYINAIVYLEDFLFYYPDIPETQKAYFMLVDSYMKVAPDPYRDQTYTLKAIDKAKDFLSKFPQSPYADRVRNIIEDAQKKLATHEYLIGRFYEDFGYYYSASLRYRDLLINYPDQISDAEVSFRYIKSLLLVRLQAKRQEEKYRNWIEEAKKHLKEAKTEDDKRAIQKRIAFLEGEIERWRRIADESYQEGLKNMEKYKSVYGENSYYRELKKYVKR is encoded by the coding sequence ATGAGATACATTACAAGGCATAGAAGGTTTGTATTCTTAGGACTGCTTATGCTTATCTTCAGCTGTGCTAAAATGACAGAAGAAAAAAGAGCTAAGTATGCTATTGAGTATTACCAAGAAGGCATGACAGCGTATGCCAACAGAGACTACTCAAAAGCGATAGAAAAACTAAAAGAAGCTCTCAAGTATCTTGAGAACCTTACACCAGAGCAGATAAAGGATGCCAAGTATGCTATAGCTGAAAGCTATTACATGAAAAAGGATTACATAAACGCAATAGTTTACCTTGAGGACTTCCTCTTTTACTACCCGGATATACCGGAGACACAGAAGGCTTACTTTATGTTAGTGGACAGTTATATGAAGGTGGCACCAGACCCCTATAGGGATCAAACCTACACCCTCAAAGCCATAGATAAAGCCAAAGACTTTTTAAGTAAGTTCCCTCAAAGTCCTTATGCGGATAGAGTTAGAAACATAATAGAAGACGCACAGAAGAAACTTGCCACGCACGAGTATCTCATAGGTAGGTTTTACGAGGACTTTGGCTACTACTATTCAGCATCTTTAAGGTACAGGGATCTGCTCATAAACTATCCAGACCAGATATCGGATGCAGAGGTGTCCTTTAGGTATATTAAGTCCCTACTTTTGGTGAGGTTGCAGGCAAAAAGACAGGAAGAGAAGTACAGAAACTGGATAGAGGAGGCTAAAAAGCACCTCAAAGAAGCAAAGACTGAAGATGACAAAAGAGCCATTCAAAAGAGAATTGCTTTCCTTGAGGGAGAAATAGAAAGGTGGAGGCGTATAGCGGATGAGAGCTACCAAGAGGGACTGAAAAACATGGAGAAGTACAAGAGCGTTTATGGAGAAAACAGCTACTACAGAGAGCTCAAAAAGTATGTAAAGAGATGA
- a CDS encoding response regulator transcription factor, producing MRVLLVEDDVYLAEMIKEGLRHSGYSVIWVKDGFSAMRSAMEEDYDLILLDIMLPKFDGIKVLKRIREVKDVPIIMITAKSQLEDKIEGLFAGADDYITKPFSFKELLARINAVLRRCKREEKEVIKIGELIINPKSYEVYYKGRSIRLTNREFKLLKVLAEHAGEVLSREKLFAKVWGSTYGENSNVVDVYIKNLRKKLEDKPPRLIHTVRGMGYMLKPQDVS from the coding sequence ATGAGAGTGCTTCTCGTTGAAGATGACGTTTACTTGGCAGAGATGATAAAGGAGGGCCTGCGTCATAGTGGCTACAGCGTGATTTGGGTAAAGGATGGTTTTTCCGCCATGAGGTCTGCAATGGAGGAGGATTACGACCTTATCCTTCTTGACATAATGCTACCTAAGTTTGACGGCATAAAGGTTCTCAAGAGGATAAGAGAGGTAAAAGATGTTCCAATAATTATGATCACAGCAAAATCACAACTGGAGGATAAGATAGAAGGACTCTTTGCGGGGGCTGATGATTACATAACCAAACCCTTTTCTTTCAAGGAACTACTCGCAAGGATAAACGCTGTTCTAAGAAGGTGTAAAAGGGAAGAAAAAGAAGTTATAAAAATAGGCGAGCTTATAATTAACCCTAAGTCTTATGAGGTGTATTACAAGGGGCGCAGTATAAGGCTTACCAACAGAGAGTTCAAGCTTCTCAAAGTGCTTGCAGAACATGCAGGAGAAGTGCTAAGCAGGGAAAAGCTCTTTGCAAAAGTATGGGGATCTACTTACGGTGAAAATTCTAATGTAGTGGATGTTTACATAAAAAACCTAAGGAAGAAGTTAGAGGACAAACCCCCAAGGCTTATACACACAGTCAGAGGTATGGGTTATATGCTTAAACCACAAGATGTCAGTTAA
- a CDS encoding energy transducer TonB family protein, which yields MADRIHTEELFYWLISLFLNLLIFTFLSYLFLLRINIKEETPPLNVSFETPKQITQEVKFSKGRQAYQKPKEGKHTLAKGRNTANITPMIINRDQGDIALPSGRETQEDVSVLSQIEQKVKGRKETQEEGTRTKEIGEVSAVISKGGVGFAGGGGRGILYAPPLPKLVSEELPSTLKIKVWVEPSGEVSRFEVLQRSGVPEIDQKLIEFVKRIKFEPIRENILQTGVLIFRFKGG from the coding sequence ATGGCTGACAGGATACATACTGAGGAGCTTTTCTACTGGCTTATATCCCTCTTTTTAAACCTTCTGATATTCACCTTCCTCTCCTATCTTTTCCTTCTGAGGATAAACATAAAAGAAGAAACACCACCCTTGAATGTATCCTTTGAGACACCAAAGCAGATAACCCAGGAAGTTAAGTTTTCAAAAGGCAGGCAGGCATACCAAAAGCCTAAGGAAGGGAAACATACATTAGCTAAAGGCAGAAATACCGCTAACATCACACCTATGATAATAAACAGAGATCAAGGAGATATCGCTCTGCCGTCTGGCAGAGAAACTCAAGAAGATGTTTCCGTACTTTCACAAATAGAGCAAAAGGTAAAAGGTAGGAAAGAAACGCAGGAAGAAGGGACAAGAACCAAAGAGATAGGAGAAGTGAGTGCTGTGATATCTAAGGGAGGTGTAGGTTTTGCTGGTGGTGGGGGTAGGGGCATTCTTTACGCTCCACCTTTGCCTAAGTTGGTTTCCGAAGAGCTTCCGTCAACACTGAAGATAAAAGTGTGGGTAGAACCTTCTGGAGAAGTTTCAAGGTTTGAGGTATTACAAAGAAGTGGTGTGCCAGAAATAGACCAAAAGCTTATAGAGTTTGTAAAACGCATAAAGTTTGAACCTATAAGGGAGAACATCCTGCAAACAGGAGTACTTATCTTTAGGTTTAAGGGAGGTTAA
- the rsfS gene encoding ribosome silencing factor, with translation MTEKLKLIKELLENKKGEDIVVLDVSEFTNIADYFVIATANSSVHAKALADYLTQELKKHGIEPDHIEGLENAHWILIDYLDTIVHIFQKEWREYYDLEWLYGGARRVEV, from the coding sequence ATGACGGAAAAGTTAAAGCTTATAAAGGAACTTCTTGAAAACAAGAAAGGTGAAGATATAGTAGTGCTTGATGTTTCAGAATTTACCAACATAGCAGATTACTTTGTGATAGCAACTGCAAACTCTTCTGTTCATGCAAAAGCCCTTGCGGACTATCTAACTCAAGAGCTAAAAAAACACGGCATAGAGCCAGACCATATAGAAGGTTTAGAAAACGCCCATTGGATACTTATAGACTATCTTGATACTATAGTGCACATATTTCAGAAAGAATGGAGGGAATATTACGATTTAGAGTGGCTCTATGGAGGCGCAAGGAGGGTTGAGGTATGA
- a CDS encoding 2-amino-3,7-dideoxy-D-threo-hept-6-ulosonate synthase, whose protein sequence is MASIGKAVRLERIIDRNTKNTIIVPMDHGVSSGPIEGIVDIRSAVDDVAEGGANAVVLHKGMVKAGHRGRGKDIGLIVHLSASTDLSPTKNDKVLVCTVEEAIKLGADGVSVHVNIGADMEREMLKDLGYVAKVCEEWGMPLLAMVYGRGKDINQYDPKVIAHCARIGAELGADIVKVPYSGDPESFRLAVEGSPVPVVIAGGPKMKTEREVLEMVKGAMQAGARGLSVGRNIFQAKDRVKMVKALVHIVHKGGSVEEAMKILQE, encoded by the coding sequence ATGGCAAGTATAGGCAAAGCGGTCAGACTTGAGAGGATTATAGACAGGAATACGAAAAACACCATCATAGTACCTATGGACCATGGTGTTAGTTCAGGACCTATAGAAGGTATAGTTGACATAAGGTCTGCAGTTGATGACGTAGCAGAAGGCGGTGCCAACGCAGTTGTTCTACATAAAGGTATGGTAAAGGCTGGACACAGAGGTAGAGGCAAAGACATAGGTCTTATAGTGCATCTCTCTGCATCAACAGACCTTTCTCCTACAAAGAACGACAAGGTTTTGGTGTGTACCGTAGAAGAGGCTATTAAACTCGGTGCGGATGGTGTATCTGTACATGTTAACATAGGTGCGGACATGGAAAGAGAGATGCTTAAAGACCTTGGGTATGTGGCAAAGGTGTGTGAGGAATGGGGTATGCCGCTGTTGGCAATGGTTTACGGCAGAGGTAAAGACATAAACCAGTACGACCCTAAGGTGATAGCTCACTGTGCAAGGATAGGTGCGGAGCTTGGCGCCGACATAGTGAAAGTCCCCTACAGCGGAGACCCAGAGAGCTTTAGGCTTGCGGTAGAGGGTTCACCAGTTCCAGTGGTGATAGCGGGTGGTCCCAAGATGAAAACAGAAAGGGAAGTTTTAGAGATGGTAAAGGGTGCCATGCAGGCAGGTGCGAGAGGCTTATCTGTTGGAAGAAATATATTTCAGGCAAAGGACAGGGTAAAAATGGTCAAGGCTTTAGTGCATATAGTTCACAAAGGCGGAAGTGTTGAAGAAGCTATGAAAATACTACAAGAATAA
- a CDS encoding UbiX family flavin prenyltransferase, translating to MKKDIVICITGASGSVYGYRLLELLYPDFNVHLIVSPSGYLVLKEELGLTKEDLLKKFPQINLIPAGKIDSHIASGSRLVSYKGVIVAPCSMSTLGCIANGINQNLIHRTCEVALKERVPLVLLLREMPYSIIHIENMLKVAKAGAVVMSASPAFYHKPQSLQDMIDFVVGKVLDSLGITHHLYRRWRS from the coding sequence TTGAAAAAAGACATAGTGATCTGTATAACAGGTGCCAGCGGTAGCGTGTACGGATACAGGCTCCTTGAACTTCTCTATCCAGACTTTAATGTGCACCTTATTGTATCTCCCTCAGGATACTTAGTTTTGAAAGAAGAGCTCGGACTCACAAAAGAAGACCTTCTTAAAAAGTTCCCTCAGATAAACCTAATACCTGCTGGGAAGATAGATAGTCATATAGCCAGCGGTTCGCGCCTTGTCTCTTACAAGGGTGTGATAGTGGCTCCCTGTTCCATGAGCACTCTTGGGTGTATTGCAAATGGAATAAACCAAAACCTCATACACAGGACATGTGAAGTGGCACTAAAAGAGCGTGTGCCTTTGGTGCTTCTTCTGCGCGAGATGCCCTATTCCATCATACACATAGAAAACATGCTCAAAGTGGCAAAAGCTGGAGCGGTTGTTATGTCTGCAAGCCCAGCCTTTTACCACAAGCCTCAGAGCCTTCAGGATATGATAGACTTTGTGGTGGGTAAGGTGTTAGATAGCCTTGGCATAACACACCATCTATACAGGAGATGGAGAAGTTAA
- a CDS encoding pyridoxal phosphate-dependent aminotransferase, producing MSLSKRVSHIKPAPTLQLSAKINELKAKGVDIVGFGAGEPDFDTPDFVKSACMQAIKEGKTKYTPSAGILELREALSEKLRKENSIEYSPSEIVITAGAKMALYLVFLALLDEGDEVLLPSPYWVSYPEQIMLCGGLPVLVHLREEEGFVLTAENLKPYITEKTKMLVLNSPSNPTGAVVPEEELKKIVEMCVEKGIFIVSDECYEAFIYDGKKFVSPASLSKEAREITFTINAFSKTFSMTGWRVGYVACPQRYAKVIADINSQTISNATSFAQYGALQALKDPQAKTFVKHMKETFERRRNLAYELLQEIPGISVVKPEGAFYIFPNLKIYSNKLGSDLKLVEYLIEEGKVACVPGSAFGAEGYVRISYCVSEDTIREGINRIKTALEKLS from the coding sequence ATGAGCCTGTCCAAGAGAGTATCCCACATAAAACCTGCTCCCACGCTACAGCTCTCTGCCAAGATAAACGAGCTAAAAGCAAAGGGTGTGGATATTGTTGGTTTTGGAGCTGGAGAGCCAGATTTTGACACGCCGGACTTTGTAAAATCCGCATGTATGCAGGCAATAAAGGAAGGAAAGACTAAGTACACACCTTCTGCTGGTATCTTAGAGCTAAGAGAGGCTCTCTCTGAAAAGCTCCGTAAGGAAAACTCCATAGAGTACTCTCCGTCTGAGATAGTCATCACAGCCGGTGCCAAAATGGCTCTCTACCTTGTTTTTTTAGCGTTGTTAGATGAAGGCGATGAGGTGCTTCTTCCTTCACCTTACTGGGTAAGTTATCCAGAACAGATCATGCTCTGTGGTGGTCTGCCCGTTTTAGTACATCTCAGAGAGGAAGAGGGTTTTGTACTCACAGCTGAAAACCTAAAGCCTTACATAACAGAGAAAACCAAAATGTTGGTGCTTAACTCTCCTTCTAATCCAACAGGTGCGGTAGTGCCAGAGGAAGAACTCAAAAAAATAGTGGAGATGTGCGTTGAAAAAGGCATATTTATAGTATCCGACGAATGTTATGAAGCCTTCATTTATGATGGTAAAAAGTTTGTAAGTCCTGCAAGTTTGTCCAAAGAAGCAAGGGAGATCACATTCACCATTAATGCCTTTTCTAAAACCTTCTCTATGACAGGTTGGAGAGTAGGTTATGTAGCTTGTCCACAAAGGTACGCAAAGGTGATAGCAGATATTAACAGTCAAACCATATCCAACGCCACATCTTTTGCTCAGTATGGAGCTCTTCAAGCACTAAAAGACCCTCAAGCCAAAACCTTTGTAAAGCATATGAAAGAAACCTTTGAAAGAAGAAGGAACTTAGCTTACGAGCTTTTGCAGGAAATACCAGGTATAAGCGTTGTAAAACCCGAAGGTGCCTTTTACATATTCCCTAACCTTAAGATTTATTCCAACAAACTGGGTTCAGACCTAAAGCTTGTAGAATATTTAATAGAAGAGGGGAAAGTAGCGTGCGTGCCGGGTTCTGCGTTCGGTGCGGAGGGATATGTGAGGATATCTTACTGTGTTTCGGAAGATACCATAAGGGAGGGAATAAATCGTATAAAGACAGCCTTAGAAAAGCTTTCCTAA